The stretch of DNA TCGCTTTCGTCTTTACGTCTTAATCAATAATATCCTCTCTGTTTAATAATATTTAGTGTTTGTTTGTTATCCTAATCTATTCttcattcaaaaatattgtaCCTTTAGGTACATACACGTACGTATACTATATATTACATGCACACTTGGGTGGTAGTTACTTGTATGGGCTATTTGGACCCAACAAtggtcttcaaagtgtcaaCGTCGAACATTTTCGACCCGTCCTTCAAAACGTTCGCCAAGAGCACCAAGGATTTGTTCGTAAAATCAGGTGCGTCCTTCAAACCGTTTATATCGTCACCGTAGTTCTCGAACAGGAGCTCCAAGtatttgttcttcaattcgGTGTCCAGACTGCCCTTCGACCCATTGTGTAGCCCCAATTGTGCATCCAGCGTCTCGTTCGCATGCGCAATTGTGTccttgatcttgttcagaTTTAGTTCTGGGTTTGCCGCTCCACTTCGGTTCGTATACTGTGTCTTTACCGAGAGTTCGGTCGTCGTGAACGGTATACCGCTTAGCTTCTCCCTCATGTTCGTCTCGTCATGCATCTCCGTTGCAGCCTTCTGGGCGTTCTCCCCCATGTCATCGTCTGACAATTCAACGTCAGATACCTGAATCGGAGCATCTGTCGTTGCTTCCTCTGTGGGTTGATCTAGAACCTCCTGGTCGGACGAATCAGAGGATGAGGAGTCCGAAACGTCTGCagttcttctcttctttcttctacGAGACTTCTTAGaattgctcttcttcaccacATCAATATCACCCTGCGACATGATACTTTACGGCTTTTAGAGTGATGTCGGAAGACGAGGCGGAGACTAGAAGAAGCTAaaccttcttcttttgcttctttAATTGCAATGTGtgaagctcatcgcattTTATGCAAAgtaaaaattttcagaaacaATGTCACAAAACGGGGCAAGAAACGGCTCATCGAGTGAACGTGGACGAATGGATAGTATACAGGTGGTCCCGTGCGTTATTTGTACATATGCTATAAGGCTATGCTGTTTAGAATAGCTTGTCCATCTCTACAAGTGCATAATCTAAAATAAAACTCTGCTCGACGAGGTTGTCCACACGCGCAAAATGCCTTTGTGTGTAGGGGACGATACCGTCTATGATCTTAATCATCCCAGGTATCTCGCTTAACTCGGCAATATTGTGCTTAAGTAGAATACAACGAATCGCACATTGCGCCACAGTATGCGTCTTTGCGTTCGTATTCCAGTCCCTACACCTCTTCATCAGAAGCACCAACTGATCACTGGTCAGCGTGGATATGACATGGTCTAGCTCTTTATTGAAGATAACCGTCTCGTCGCGCTTCTCACTTTCGGGAGAGTAGTGCAGGGACTGACGCAACACGTTGAACAGTCTCATGGGGTGATCAAGCGTAATGGCTAGTAGGAAAGCATTGGCCCAGTCCTCGTTAGCCAAATAGTTTTGCAACGACTGCTCCTGTTCCACAAGTtccttctctctctccaaATCCTGCTCGCGCTGCTGCTCGGAGCAATCGGTCCAGAACTGGAACACCCCGTCGGCATCTGCGCTGGCGATCAGTTCACCGTCCCGCTGTATTGTCAAAGCCCATATCCTGTTGGCGTGTCCGTCTAATGTCTTGACACATTCCCCTGAAGAACAGTCCCAAATCTTTATTAACCCATCTGCACCACTGCTAACTAGTTGcgtttgtttgtttatGAAGTGGCACCTCTGCACAGCATTTGTGTGACCTTCTAAAGTTCTCACGACTGAAAAAGTATCCAGCGACCATATCTTGATTGTCTTGTCACCGGAACATGTCGCAAGCAGTTTGTCATACTGACAGAAGGATACATCCCACAAACCACGCTTGTGGTTAGCTAGAGTCGCAGTCAACTCCCCCGTTTCAAGATCCCATATTTTGCTTGTTTTATCATACGACGCAGTAGCGAAAACAGAATCGTTTGGAGAGACTGAAAGAGCGTTGATATCCTTTTCGTGTGCACGGCGTGTGTATTCGGAACCCTTGATTAAGTGGATTCCCTCCATTTTGTCGCTAGGCTTAGGAATattccatttcttgatAGTCAAATCGTTGGAAGCGGTGAGTAAGAACTCTGGCCAATGTCTCAGCATGACATTCGGAAGACCGACGGCAGTCACAGAGGAGGAATGGCCAATGAATTTTGCGTAAGGCTTAAATTTAGCCGTTTCGTCGTCATATCTCCAAACAATAGCGGTCTTATCCTTTGAAGCTGTGGCAAGCCACAGGCCATCTTCAGTAGCATCCACAGCATTCAGCAAATCTTCGTGCCCCTCGTACATGTCCACATCAATTGGTAACAGATTGTTGGTATCCACTGTTGAGTCGTCAAGAGGTGTAGGTATAATCCGTAGCGTAGGGGAATTCGTTGCCAAGGCCAAATGTTGGAATTTTGGACCAACAAATACCATGTCGGCAATAGTGCCGTGATTACCGGCAAGCGCAGACTCGTAAGTAAGCTCTTCTTCGTTGGTGGCTTTGAGATTGGACTCGACATCTAGATAATGCAGTGATTGATCGGACATCACAGAAATCAGTTTTTCCCCCTGAGAAATTGGGAGAACACCAATGATGAAAAGCTCTTCAATAGgttttttgctcttcttgACAATGCTGCCCTTTTCTAAGGATATAAACTGCATGATAGCATCCCCGCCTGATGTGTAAATGAGGTTTTTATGCCCCGGACTCGCTATAAACCCACACTGCTCTACTTGTTGATGAGCGGGTATCGTCTGAAGCAGCTTGcacttcttcttgttaTCCAGTTCCCAGTAGTTAACGACATCGTCTCTCCCACCAGAAATCATTTGTAATTGCATGGACTTGGTGTCGTCAGAAATAGAACGGATATCGATACCTCTCACTGCAGATGTATGTTCCTGGACGGTATGGGTGCACTTTCTCGTTACCAGATTCCAAACTTTGATCATACCGTTGGTGTCACCAGATGCAAGCAACCAAACGTTGCTGTTCGCTTCACCGAAAAACTTTAAGCAGGAAATGGTCCCACCATGACCCTTGAAGGAATGCGTGACGTACCCGTTCTcaatatcaacaacaataatacTACCATCTGTCCCACCAACAGCCACCAATGTAGACGTGGCCTCCGAATCCATGATGTACGAAGGTGAGGAAATCTTCATTGATCTCATCACTTTTCCCGTTGCAACCTCCACAATCTTCAGAAGTTGTGCCTGGGACGTAAAACACAGGTATTTACCATCTGCGGTCAATTTCAATGCGGTGATTTCTTGCTCGTCTTCGTTCGAGATCGTTTGCAGCTTCTGCCTTGTTGGATGCAATTGAATAACGTTAATCTCATCTAACAGCGGTGTAGCAAGAATGGAGCCATCTTCCGATATGGTCGCTACAGCACTGCTGCCTCCATAGATTGGGGCCAGTTCCAAATTGGCATAGCTAGTCTTCAGATCCATTTCTCGCGCTGCTTCTTGTAGACCTCTTCGGTGAGTTGgtgcgatgcgatgagctgcGATGAGATGCACTTTCTTtatgaaaaatttcatgTCTTCGATTTTATGTCATTTTCCACGTTTTGGGCGGCGAACGATGCGTATAATAAGAATAGTGAAACTTTTATGGTTGGTATTTGAGTTCAGTATCTACTTTCGTTGTTATATAATGGATTGCCTCGATCGTAGTGTGCACTACTGTAAAGTCTTTTCCgcttgtttgttttgttttggtCGAGTTTGGAATTTAAAAATGCTAATGCTGGTTGGATGCCTATGGCGGTTCTTAGGCGGATTGCAGCGAGTTTGTTGGATGATTGAATATGCGTCAGGTTTGGCAGATCATTGCAGGACTTCGTTGAATTCGAAAGTACCTGAAGTAGAACCGGACGCACCAATAATCCCCTCGATGTCGGCAAGTGCTGATTCGCTGAAGAGGCCGTTCTTGGTAAATCTCATGTTCTCACTTGCAGCTTCCACTATGGAATGTCTCCGTTGTTTCCACAATGTTGAAGACTTGGAGTTGAGATCGTCGAAGTCGACAGGCGCAGTGAGCGAGGCTAAGATGTCCGCATCGGCGTCATCTATAATGGCATCTTCATCTGCAGGGACCATGAGCCCGTCACCAAAACTTAAAGTGTCAGCGTGGCTGGTCAAGAGACCGCTGTGGTCTTTATTCAACAGTTCAGTGATCTCCGCGATACCAACACCCTGGACAGAGTCTCTTTTCGCAGTGGTAGCCGTAGCAGCTGCATCGTCGACCCCATTGGATGGGACCGACCCTTCTGTATTTTCGTTGCTGCTTCCGGGAACGGAGATTGCGGCCAGTTCGGAGTTACTGTTGAGCAAATGAGCATCGTTCTGGGATACCTCGCCTAGCAACgccttttccttttccatACGTGCCCTTTCCCTTTTCAGTTTTAgcagtttcctctttttcttcaacttcctcttctgctCGTTCCTCTGCCTCTGCATCTCCTTCATCTTGGAGATCTTCCGCCTGGTTTTTTCAACACCAACGTAACCTATGGGGACCTTCCGCGTTGAGATCGATGGTAAAATGTATTCGCTATCATCAGCGTAGCTTACACCTTTATTTCTGAATGCAGAAAGTGGAACTTTGGGCTTGTTGTACCAGTCTGCTATCAATGCTGATTGGTACGGAGTAGAGTTTTCGccctcatcatcatctaGCTCGCTCATATTCAGTAGCTCGTTCAAAGACATTTCCTCGCCGTTGCCAATAGAATTAGAATCTTGTGAATTTGGCGTGGTTTGGCCTCTCTGCGTTTGGTCATGTAACTGTTGGTGCTCTTGAATCAATGAATGCAATGATTTTGTAGACAGACCGTCTATAATACTGAATGGTTTGTTGTCCGTTTCCCAGGTCCCCAATTTCGGTGGTTTCAAACCCACAACATTGGCACTTACGATTTCCTTCGCCTTTGTTCcaatgttgttgtttctagagtctggtggtggtaggTTATCATCTTCGTCCGTCGACTCGTCCGCGGCAAACACGACAGTATCTCTCATTTCATCTTTGTATTCGTCAGCAGAGCTTCCATTTTCGTAGGCACTTGATGAAGAAATGTCATCGTACTGGAAGTAGAACGAGTCTGGATCTAGGTCATCGATATCAATAAAGACGTTTGTGACACTgctgtcgtcgtcgtcgatATCTATATCGGATGCGCCCAGTTCGTCCTCTaatttaatttttttacCGGTACTGTGTTCCTCGTCGCTTTCATCCGATGGCATATGAGCAATATCCATCAGGATGTTGTCGTATTCTTCATCCGATGTGTCGATCAACGCGGATCCGTTGAGGTTTCGAAGCGAGCCCGTGGTattgttttgtttcctgAGCGTGGGCCTCTTGTCGCTTCCGTCCTCGTACTTACTGTCACTAGGGCTCTCCATGTcgctttgaaagaagaCACCAAACATGTATTCATCGCCATCAATGCCGTCCGTCTTATTCGTGCTACTCTTCactttttccttcaataATTTTCTGGATTTGAGTCTCTCCTTTAACTCTCTCCTCTTTGCCTCCAGTTTTTGTGTGCGAGACTGTTTCTTTTCGTTCAAGATCAACGGCAGCGATGTGCTCAGACTCAGTTTGTGTTCtccgttgttgttattttcGTCTGTGTAATTGTAATGCAAGTTTGAGAATTTGGGGTCTTCGTAGAAGGGGAGGTCGAAATCGGACATCAtatcgtcatcctcgtcgtcctcatcgtaatcgtcgtcgttgttgttccccGTTATGTTGAGCAGTTGGTTTTCCAAATCGACAGGGTCGGCCCCCTCCTCGTGTATGCTACCGTCGAAGGACAACGAATCGTCGTTCTGCAACTCCTGCACAATATTTTGTTCCTCCTGCTGCAAGATCGGGAGTTCGTCCTCATTCGTCTCCCCTCCTGTATCTATCTCGCCTGCTGTGTCGTCGTTATCATTGATGATATTGAAATATGTCTCCTGGTCGATATCGTAATCGGATTCCTCTGAGTCAGGGAATTTCGGGACGTGCAATTGATCAACATTACTGTTGAGCGACGTCAATTCGTTTGTTGGAGTATCCTTCCCAGCGGCATTTGTTACCTCTTCGCCAATATCCTCTTCCTGCTGTGGTGGTTGCACAGAAGGTAGACGGGGTCCAGTAGAACTCTGCCCCTGCACTGGAGGAGTTACCGTGTCTGCGGATTGTGTCGTCGTACGATCAGCAGGGCTATGTTTCGTAGCCGGTTTTTTACCTCTCTTGATTGCATTGAGAGCCTTCATCacccttttctttctctgcGCAGTCAGTTTCACAAAATCAATATTATCATCGTCCGAGCTTGTCTCCTCGGaatcgtcatcctcatcgtcgtcatcatcctcTGAATTGCTGGAGTCAGCTATACCGTAATCGGAGGATTCCGTGCCATCTTCGTTACCCTCCGCTATAAGTTTACTCTTCTTACCCTTGGAGTTATTCGACATGCTCTTGCCCTTCTTCTCGTCCGCGTCAATATCACTCAACGACGAATCCGAGCTGTATATGAGACTAAACCGCCTGGGTCTCTTATTCTCCGCCGACGCTGCCGTCGCCGCCGCCCTGTTCGCGAACGAACTGATACTTTTCCCACTGGATCGCCCGGGCATATACGCACCGCCAACGGGCACTTTCTTCCCAGCCATACTTCCTTGCGCTTACTCCTCAAACTTGCAATTGGAGCCACAGTTCGATATAAAGGAAGAGACAAATGCACAAGAAATTAAACGGATCTCCCGAGTATATATCCCAAAAACCAGCACTCAATCGGTCCCCGTTATCAAACCTTCCCTCAATACCACCCAAATCAAAGAAAGCAGCAGCCAAATCTGCACTCTGGAAGGCGTGGGGGGGTGAATGTCTTCCTTGTCGAGTACCAGTTATCCGATGGCCTTCTTTTTGGCAGATGATTTTTTGGCGGTTTtcgaaattgaaaaattttcacaaaaaaaaaaccgaAAATTTGAGGCATCGGCCGTAAAACGCGatatttcccttttgggatGTGGGGCGGGCGGTGTGACAGGCGTGACAGGCGTGACAGGCGTGTCTGGTGGTAGTACAGGGTGGGTTGAGGTCGTCGTGCCGTGCCCTGTGGGTTTGGTATGCTAGTTGGTTCATTTTGGGTGCGGGAACTCTATGCTTGGTTTAGTCTGGGTGTGAGTAGtctgtcttttttttcctggGAGACGGGGTGCAACGCTGCCTGTCCAGAAGGTGTCGGCTAACAGAAGTACGTTATGCTAGAGGTGTAGTGGGACATGGGTTGCCGGTGCCATTGTAATTAATTGCTCCATTTTGcatgtttttttgttcttttgtgacacttcttttttattatttCCCCATATTTAATAGAGAGGGGCAGTACAGACGCACATCGGAGTTCTCGATGACAGGGGCCCCAGAGAGACACTACACGGGTGAGTCAGGATGGATTGTTTACCCGACGAGGTGCTGTTGCGGTGTCTTGAATTTTGTGATGGGTCTACTGGGGTTCGTGTGATTTGCAAACGGCTCTGCTTGCTAAGAAACGAGGCATTCAGGCACAGAGTGCTGCATATCTTCCCTCTCAGTCACCCGCTGTGGCAGAGTGCGAGGATGGTCGAGTTGTTGGCTGGGTACGTTCGATGGCTGGACCCGGTGCGGAGGGAGTCGCGGCTGCTACTATACCGCGGAGTGGTAGGTGCTGGCGCTGGCGCTGGCGCTGACACAAGATTCCCAGAGTACATCTGTGATTCGTGGGAGATCCTATTCAACGTTCTAACTAAACCGGCTCCACTGTACAACACAGTGGGGCCCTTTATGGTTTCCAACGAGCTCTTACTGGATTCCTCGTTTGTTGTGCCTAgggaggaggagaaatGCATGCCGCTAAACGTGTGGATCTACTTAGAGGACGTCCGGTACGTCAAGCTAATGACCAAGATCGTCACAGAAGTGTACTCGAAGAGCACAAACTCAACAGAGgtgttcttcttcgcgGGATACTTGGATGACTGGATCAGGGACCCAGGTATCTACTGCATCAAACTGGGCAACCTGCCCAAAACGTTTATGAGAACCGCATCAGGATCACACGTCCCCTTGAAAATTAAGTCGTACTTTGGGTACGAGGATACAGCCCCAGTGCACGACGGGAAATTGAAGTTACTCGGGTTCAATTTCAACCCGTACCCGCAGTTCAAACCGtggttgttcttcaagatctcGCTGGAACAGGAACGGTACATTTTCAACTGGTGGGAATCCAACATCGGACAAGAGCTCGCGGAGTTAACTAAACAGGTAGCGGACACACCGGATGGGACACAGGCTCTGCTGGGGGGCCGCTAACGGGACCCCCGGATATGGAACCGCTGGACGCAGACTTACTCATCATCCCAGTGTTTTTTTACAAGTATCCAACGCAGCATTCGAAGGAACGGAAACCGTACTTCCACGACATGCGATTGCCGCGACTCGTCATATAGATACAGTATGCAAATGGGGCGGGGGAGCGAACATTCAGTGGTAGTTTCTAACAGTCTATAACACTATGCAGACCCGCTGAGTGATCACACTGTCACCCGGCTTTAAGACTCTGTGTCACTTTGCAAAAATTCACTCTCAAAACGTTAAAGTGAGAGGGTCCCCCAATGGGAGGCTTCTAGGTTAATGAAGAACTACCCTGTGAGGGTTGGAAGATGAGTTTGAAACACGCTGAGCTGTTGATGAATTCCCCGAAACCGTCACAAAGCACGGTCCCGGAAAAAGCGAAGCAGAACTTCAATGCCCGGTTGTTTTGGCCCGATATTATCAGACTGCCCGAGAACCAATGGACTTTCACTTGCAAGGAGATTATAGACAAGTTGAATGCAAGCCCGGACAGTGGAGAGATGAAAAAACTGATGGAAAAATGTCTGATGTATTTTTAcagtttgaagaagacaTTGACTCTGTTTGACCATACCTACACGGCATCGAGCATTCTGCTTTTCAGGTTTTGGTACATATACGGGCTCCCCCCCAACCTCATGACTTGTTTGAACATATCCCAGGCTATATTGGTTACTGCCTGTAAGGCAACTGAAAATAATAGACCACTTGAGGCCTACGTCAAGGCCACTGCAGATTTTATGTTCCAAGTGCTACCTCACTTGAAGGCCAAATATAACATGGACAAATTGAAATGGGAGGTGAGGGATAAAGTCGTTGAATACGAGAAGAGAGTGGTCTGCTCCTTTGGGTTTGACTTGAACATCGAGAACCCTAAGGGGATAATAGAGGAGATGTTCAGCGGATTCTATCGTTTCAACAGAGATTACGATCTGCCAGATGACTTCAAAGCTTGCTTCCCCAAAATTCTACAGGAGTCCAGGTCGTTCATTGTCCAGGCGATAACCCAGCCGGTGTCTCTGCTGTTTGATGGGCCCACTTTTGTGATCTTGTCCCTGATTTATTGCGGGTTACAGTACAAACAAATGGTGGACAAAGATTTCCGATATCCGAAGAACTTTTTCCTAGACAGATTTGATGTGCATGTCAAAGCAGAagactttcaaaattacTTCACCGATTACAGGGTTTTGGAGGAgaatttctttgatttgaaAAGCAACAAGGGGAATAAGCTCCTGATTGGCAAAGATGAAATTGCAGCAATCATTGAGGAAACAGCACCAGAGGTGGACacggaggagaaggagaaggaagaaTTTAACTATAAATATTACAACAGCATACGGTCGGGCAAGGTTCAAGAGCAGCTTCTCGACCACACAGAACTAAGAGTCAGGGAACTTAAGGACAGGATAATAGAGGAGAGCAAGAAGAGATCCAGTTCTAGAGAGTCTGGGAAAACATCGCCCTCGGGTACGAGCGAGCCACCGCAGAAGAGGGCTAAGATATAGGGCTAACCTCGCGGTTGTAGAAATGAACGAAAGAGTAGCGAGCATAGAAGAAGCTAGAAATGAACGGTATTGGTGGCACAACCGTCTATTTAATTATATAAAATATTTTCCGAgatgtttcctctttgctTCCAATGTCCAGTGGAACAGTCCAGTCATTGATTTGCAGTAGCAACGGACGATGTTAATTAAGTTTTACGGGGGGGTGGGACTCCTTCCATTAGGTAAACATTGCACACTAAGCCTCTCCGGATTATAAGGCATTTTATGGGGAAAAGTTGTAGCATACATTTATCAAAACTGTCTACTCATGACATAAAAAAAACATAGATAGCTATTACAAGGATAAATTTGTAATGGTACTTTTTGGTACGGTTGTCGAAAAAGGATGGAGCGAAAACTGGATAAGATTCGTGGGCGGTTGAggtattttttcaaagatattgTATGCACTGGCACACAATTTCGAAGATGGTGATTGTATCAGTCACAACAGTACACTAGAGTCTTGTATATACTTTTGCTCACGGAATCAACAAGTAGCAATAATGACCTTCATAAAGCATGGAGATTATTCCGGTAGCATTGGGAGGGAGCCAATAGAGAAACCACTGCTAGCAGAGCCTAGAGGCACAAAAGTCATGGGGGAAATGTTATCATTAAAGGAATACTTAAATTACATGAACTCGGAGAGATTAGTTGTTGTCATTGAAGGTAATCCGCCGCCGAGGAAATCTAGCATCATATGCAtgccgccgccgccgctGTATTCATCTACGTCTTGAGGCAACACTTGCGATACGCCCTCTAAAAACCATACTTTATCCTTGACCTCTGTAGTGAATCCCATTAGCATCTTATAGTACGATCTCATGATCCTCATTGCTCCCAAGTCGCCGGTCATGAGCAAGGCCAAGAAGGTTCGGTCCAATAAGGCAGGGAACGCAAATATTCTTAGTAAGAAATCGAGCTGATTCTTCTCGCGGTGCAATTGATCCAAGTATGCCAATGTAATCAGGTAAGGTGAGTCAATTTCAACAGGGTATAAATCTGATATGCTTTCATCGAAGCATACTAATTCAGAGACTGTGCGGTTTTCCTGGCTCAACACATTGCTAAGATCACTCAAATCAAGGGATATCAGATTGGAAAATCTGGATGTTTCTGGTAGTGGCCATACCGCGGTTAGAATCGTAACAGCACCTTTGACGTGAAATATCCAAGCAGAAGCGTTGACGTCTCCGGGACTCGTCGTCGCCGAATCTGGTCCAGTGTTAGAGGCATTCGCCAAAGAATCCATGATCAGGATCAACGAAGAAGCAACCAATGCGTCTGTGTTTTCGTCAGATATTTCCAGAACCGCCTCCCTAAGGAGTTTCAAGGCCTCAAGACGATGGGAGGACACGTAGCTCTCTAGTCCCGGCTCAGTCCTCGACAAGTGCGTGGCCGCAAATGCTAGTATTGTGTGCATTAAAAATGGGTAATCAAATGCCAATTCTGGAATGTATGTTTTCCAGACGTCTGGCCCTGAGATACCTGCCTCTATGATAGTCGGCCATACGACTGAGCAGTAATGATGGAACAGCTTTAGATCTATCAAGTTTATCTTAGCTTGGCTGGACAGTTCCACCAGTCTCGGGATAGTTTCGTTTGTAGTGCTGGTTGTGGATGCAGATCCAAGTGGACTTTCTGATATCGAGCTGTTGACACCGGAAGCATTATGCGTCGGCGTCTGTTGTGAACTCGTGTcgtcagcagcagcatcgAGTTCACTTTTCATCATTGGGATCATAAACTTGTCCGAATCGTGAGCTAGAGCATTTTTCTCGCTATTCTTCACCCTTTCctcttgctgttgttgcatATTTGCAAGAGCCTCCTCTGCGCTGTTTGCCTTCGCTGATCTGCTGCTCTTCCCATTGGGGAGTGAAGCGCCATTCGGTACCATGCCCCTCATCCCGCCCAAGATATCCTGTAAATCTAGAGGCATATTCAGGCCAGCGGCTAGCGAACTCATATTGGAGCTAAGCAAGTTCGGTATCAAGTTCAAAGATTTAAGATTGAATTTGTTCGAATTGAATGCGGTGTTATTTGAAGCGTTAAAGCTTGGTAGTTTCGTGGGAGAAGCCATATTGCTCATGCCATTTGATGTGTTCATCCCTAAGGTTTGCAAATTGCTGTTGCTCGTTGGCAGTGGGGCTGTGTTAGCTGAATCCGTCGATCCCATGCTTGTGAAACCAGACGGCGTGTTTGTGAACGAAGGCGGTAGCAAAAAGTTCTCCGTGCTGTTTACCGTCCCTGAAGCAGGTGTCGAATTCAGGGTCGAACTCTGAGGGTTCCCGAGTAAACTGAAAAAATGTTGAGAGATGCCTGCCGTCGTAGCAGGGTTGTTGCCCAAAGAGGAGTTGATCTGTGAGAACAATTGTGcgtgttgctgttgcagctgttgaagttgttggtACTGCTGTAACCTTCTTAAGTTATCCGctattttgttttctgcAGCTGCAATATCAGGTTTAGGTGTCTGCGCAGCCATTTCTGGAGGTTCATTTTCAAGACTTTCTGAATCGTGGACTTTAATGGTggtagtagcagtagtagcagCGACTGATGGTTCACAATCTCTTTTCAATGTATTGGACactttggattttttcctccttgGTTGCGGCGGTGTAAACACGCACTCCAGCCTCATGTTAGCACATTTCTGACAGAACGGTTTACCCTCGTCACATTTCACCCGCCGTCTTTTACAATTGTCGCAACCGTTCTTCGATTTATTGTGAAACTTCCTTTTCCCAGTAGAATTCTTGGAGACCCTCTTACCGTGCTCATCGACTAACTCAGCGGAATCAAACATCATGACTATTTTGATTTTCCTCTCTTCTTTCGAAACGGAACGCGTAAACTCTTATGACAGTTGTATATTAATTATTCCGTGTGTGAGCAGAAACCACTTATAGTTACTCTTTGTTGTTACTTTTTTGGTGAAGCGGTATCCGGTCGCACGATGACGAAAATCCgctatatatatatatatagtacGGgggtgtgtgtgtcctACCTGCTTTCTAATTACCATGTTAGTAAACGCTAAGCCCTGTTCAACAAAGCGGTTCTGTGACCGGCAAAGTCGTCGTCGGCCCCTCCGAATATTTGTTGGTTTCTTCAATGAGTGACAACCT from Huiozyma naganishii CBS 8797 chromosome 1, complete genome encodes:
- the BUR2 gene encoding Bur2p (similar to Saccharomyces cerevisiae BUR2 (YLR226W); ancestral locus Anc_8.429); translation: MSLKHAELLMNSPKPSQSTVPEKAKQNFNARLFWPDIIRLPENQWTFTCKEIIDKLNASPDSGEMKKLMEKCLMYFYSLKKTLTLFDHTYTASSILLFRFWYIYGLPPNLMTCLNISQAILVTACKATENNRPLEAYVKATADFMFQVLPHLKAKYNMDKLKWEVRDKVVEYEKRVVCSFGFDLNIENPKGIIEEMFSGFYRFNRDYDLPDDFKACFPKILQESRSFIVQAITQPVSLLFDGPTFVILSLIYCGLQYKQMVDKDFRYPKNFFLDRFDVHVKAEDFQNYFTDYRVLEENFFDLKSNKGNKLLIGKDEIAAIIEETAPEVDTEEKEKEEFNYKYYNSIRSGKVQEQLLDHTELRVRELKDRIIEESKKRSSSRESGKTSPSGTSEPPQKRAKI
- the ECM22 gene encoding Ecm22p (similar to Saccharomyces cerevisiae UPC2 (YDR213W) and ECM22 (YLR228C); ancestral locus Anc_8.423), with amino-acid sequence MMFDSAELVDEHGKRVSKNSTGKRKFHNKSKNGCDNCKRRRVKCDEGKPFCQKCANMRLECVFTPPQPRRKKSKVSNTLKRDCEPSVAATTATTTIKVHDSESLENEPPEMAAQTPKPDIAAAENKIADNLRRLQQYQQLQQLQQQHAQLFSQINSSLGNNPATTAGISQHFFSLLGNPQSSTLNSTPASGTVNSTENFLLPPSFTNTPSGFTSMGSTDSANTAPLPTSNSNLQTLGMNTSNGMSNMASPTKLPSFNASNNTAFNSNKFNLKSLNLIPNLLSSNMSSLAAGLNMPLDLQDILGGMRGMVPNGASLPNGKSSRSAKANSAEEALANMQQQQEERVKNSEKNALAHDSDKFMIPMMKSELDAAADDTSSQQTPTHNASGVNSSISESPLGSASTTSTTNETIPRLVELSSQAKINLIDLKLFHHYCSVVWPTIIEAGISGPDVWKTYIPELAFDYPFLMHTILAFAATHLSRTEPGLESYVSSHRLEALKLLREAVLEISDENTDALVASSLILIMDSLANASNTGPDSATTSPGDVNASAWIFHVKGAVTILTAVWPLPETSRFSNLISLDLSDLSNVLSQENRTVSELVCFDESISDLYPVEIDSPYLITLAYLDQLHREKNQLDFLLRIFAFPALLDRTFLALLMTGDLGAMRIMRSYYKMLMGFTTEVKDKVWFLEGVSQVLPQDVDEYSGGGGMHMMLDFLGGGLPSMTTTNLSEFM